One genomic segment of Amycolatopsis sp. Hca4 includes these proteins:
- a CDS encoding RNA polymerase-binding protein RbpA → MVGGNAIRGTRVGAGPTGESERGESAPRRRISYWCANGHEARPSFALDAEIPDEWDCPRCGLPGGQDEKNPPAAPRTEPYKTHLAYVKERRSDADGEAILAEALDRLRKRREIL, encoded by the coding sequence ATGGTTGGCGGTAACGCGATTCGAGGCACCCGGGTGGGTGCCGGTCCTACGGGCGAATCGGAACGGGGTGAGTCGGCGCCGCGCCGCCGGATCTCCTACTGGTGTGCCAACGGGCACGAGGCCCGGCCGTCGTTCGCGCTCGACGCGGAGATCCCCGACGAGTGGGACTGCCCCCGCTGCGGGCTCCCGGGTGGGCAGGACGAGAAGAACCCGCCGGCCGCGCCCCGGACCGAGCCGTACAAGACCCACCTCGCGTACGTGAAGGAGCGGCGCAGCGACGCCGACGGCGAGGCCATCCTGGCGGAGGCGCTCGACCGCCTGCGCAAGCGCCGGGAAATCCTCTAA
- the pgl gene encoding 6-phosphogluconolactonase, with protein MSKTEVVVYANQDLLAAAAAARLVTRLVDVQAAKGSASVVLTGGGTGIAVLSELRASSARDAIDWSRLDVYWGDERFVPADSDERNEKQAREALLDHVPLDPKRVHPMAASDGEFGSDVDAAAAAYASVLASQAGPEDHGDVPSFDIMLLGLGGEGHTASVFPESPAVYETDRTVVAVRNCPKPPPTRISLTLPAIRRARDVWLMTAGEAKADAVALALAGAGEVQLPVAGARGHRRTLWLLDRAAAGKLTKVYQPPTA; from the coding sequence ATGAGCAAGACGGAAGTCGTCGTCTACGCGAACCAGGACCTCCTGGCGGCCGCGGCGGCGGCCCGCCTGGTGACCCGGCTGGTGGACGTCCAGGCGGCCAAGGGTTCGGCCTCGGTCGTGCTGACCGGCGGCGGCACCGGGATCGCGGTGCTGTCGGAGCTGCGCGCCTCCTCGGCCCGTGACGCGATCGACTGGTCCCGGCTGGACGTCTACTGGGGCGACGAGCGGTTCGTGCCGGCGGATTCGGACGAGCGGAACGAGAAGCAGGCCCGCGAGGCGCTGCTGGACCACGTCCCGCTGGACCCGAAGCGCGTCCACCCGATGGCCGCGTCGGACGGCGAGTTCGGGTCCGATGTGGACGCAGCGGCGGCGGCTTATGCCTCGGTGCTGGCGTCCCAGGCCGGGCCGGAAGACCACGGTGACGTCCCGTCGTTCGACATCATGTTGCTGGGCCTCGGCGGTGAAGGGCACACGGCCTCGGTCTTCCCCGAGTCCCCGGCGGTGTACGAGACGGACCGGACGGTGGTGGCGGTGCGCAACTGCCCCAAGCCGCCGCCGACCCGGATTTCGTTGACGCTGCCGGCGATCCGGCGGGCGCGGGACGTGTGGCTGATGACGGCCGGTGAGGCGAAGGCCGACGCGGTGGCGCTGGCGTTGGCCGGAGCCGGGGAAGTCCAGCTGCCGGTGGCCGGGGCCCGCGGGCACCGGCGGACGTTGTGGCTGCTGGACCGGGCCGCGGCGGGGAAGCTGACGAAGGTGTACCAGCCGCCGACGGCGTGA
- a CDS encoding helix-turn-helix transcriptional regulator, producing the protein MSGRQSSNTARARGLSHVPPGEVALQDALAAVADPVRRSIVRELAAVPEWTKACGTFDLPVAKATLSHHFGVLRAAGLIEQRDEGPRRLNRLRRPEFDAAFPGLLDLVLSHPGP; encoded by the coding sequence ATGAGTGGACGACAGTCATCGAACACTGCGCGGGCGCGCGGGCTCTCGCACGTCCCGCCGGGCGAGGTCGCGCTCCAGGACGCCCTGGCCGCGGTCGCCGATCCGGTGCGCCGCAGCATCGTGCGCGAGCTCGCCGCCGTGCCCGAGTGGACGAAGGCGTGCGGCACGTTCGACCTGCCGGTGGCGAAGGCGACGCTCAGCCACCACTTCGGCGTGCTGCGCGCGGCGGGCCTGATCGAACAGCGCGACGAAGGCCCGCGGCGGCTGAACCGCTTGCGGCGCCCCGAATTCGACGCCGCCTTCCCGGGCCTGCTCGACCTGGTGCTCAGTCACCCCGGCCCGTGA
- a CDS encoding LysE family translocator yields MVSGTHLAAFAALTFLMVVVPGPSVLFTISRALTVGRRDALLTVLGNAAGVYTQVVAVAFGLGALVTTSAAVFTAIKVAGAVYLVYLGIQAVRHRRKLTDAMAAQVRATPGRVLTVLRDGFVVGFANPKSIVFLAALLPQFVDPAAGSVPAQMLVLGLCLPAIALATDSAWALVAGTARAWFARSPKRLEMVGGTGGLVMIGLGTTLAFTGRGD; encoded by the coding sequence ATGGTCTCCGGTACGCACTTGGCGGCCTTCGCCGCGCTGACGTTCCTCATGGTGGTGGTCCCCGGGCCGAGCGTGCTCTTCACGATCAGCCGCGCGCTCACCGTCGGGCGGCGGGACGCGCTGCTCACCGTCCTGGGCAACGCCGCGGGCGTGTACACGCAGGTCGTCGCGGTCGCGTTCGGCCTCGGCGCGCTGGTGACGACGTCCGCGGCGGTGTTCACCGCGATCAAGGTCGCCGGCGCGGTCTACCTGGTGTACCTGGGGATCCAGGCGGTGCGCCACCGTCGGAAGCTGACCGACGCGATGGCCGCGCAGGTGCGGGCCACGCCGGGCCGCGTGCTGACCGTGCTGCGCGACGGCTTCGTCGTCGGCTTCGCGAACCCGAAGTCGATCGTGTTCCTGGCGGCGCTGCTGCCGCAGTTCGTCGACCCCGCGGCGGGCTCGGTGCCGGCCCAGATGCTCGTCCTCGGGCTGTGCCTGCCGGCGATCGCGCTGGCCACCGACAGCGCGTGGGCGCTGGTCGCGGGCACCGCCCGCGCGTGGTTCGCACGCTCGCCGAAGCGCCTCGAAATGGTCGGTGGCACCGGCGGCCTGGTGATGATCGGCCTGGGCACCACGCTGGCCTTCACGGGCCGGGGTGACTGA
- a CDS encoding NAD(P)/FAD-dependent oxidoreductase: MTFPRIAIAGAGLGGLACARVLQLHGLDVTVFEQEAAAGARPQGGTLDIHADTGQVALRTAGLHDRFRALARPEGQQMRGLDPHTAEAVLDELPAEGDDSRPEIDRGQLRGILLDVLSPGTVQWGRPVADVTEAGRLTFADGTSAEFDLIVGADGAWSRVRRALTDVRPEYSGVTFVEFGLDDADRRHPALAALTGRGSMMTKAGGKALFAQRTSTGHIRCYATFYAPEDWAAGLDFAVADAVRDHLLERYAGWHPDLLAYVREHDGGFTHRPLHVLPVPHAWTTTPRLTLLGDAAHLMPPLGVGANLALLDGTELATALATANSVEEAVRRYEAGMLPRSIETAKACASGLHGLLSDDLRSMAA; this comes from the coding sequence ATGACCTTTCCCCGTATCGCGATCGCCGGCGCCGGTCTCGGCGGGCTCGCCTGTGCGCGCGTCCTGCAGCTCCACGGCCTCGACGTCACCGTCTTCGAGCAGGAAGCCGCGGCCGGCGCCCGGCCGCAGGGCGGCACCCTCGACATCCACGCCGACACCGGCCAGGTCGCCCTCCGCACCGCGGGCCTGCACGACCGGTTCCGCGCCCTGGCCCGCCCCGAGGGCCAGCAGATGCGCGGCCTCGACCCGCACACCGCCGAAGCCGTCCTGGACGAACTCCCCGCCGAAGGCGACGACTCCCGGCCCGAGATCGACCGCGGCCAGCTCCGCGGCATCCTGCTGGACGTCCTCTCCCCCGGCACCGTCCAGTGGGGACGCCCGGTCGCCGACGTCACCGAGGCCGGCCGGCTCACGTTCGCCGACGGCACGTCCGCGGAGTTCGACCTGATCGTCGGCGCGGACGGCGCGTGGTCCCGCGTCCGGCGCGCCCTCACCGACGTCCGCCCCGAGTACAGCGGCGTCACCTTCGTCGAGTTCGGCCTCGACGACGCCGACCGCCGCCACCCGGCACTGGCCGCGCTGACCGGCCGGGGGTCGATGATGACGAAGGCCGGCGGCAAGGCGCTCTTCGCCCAGCGCACCAGCACCGGCCACATCCGCTGCTACGCGACCTTCTACGCGCCCGAGGACTGGGCCGCAGGCCTCGACTTCGCCGTCGCGGACGCGGTGCGCGACCACCTCCTCGAGCGCTACGCCGGCTGGCACCCCGACCTGCTCGCGTACGTGCGCGAGCACGACGGCGGGTTCACGCACCGGCCGCTGCACGTCCTGCCGGTCCCCCACGCCTGGACCACCACGCCCCGGCTCACCCTCCTCGGCGACGCCGCGCACCTGATGCCACCGCTCGGCGTCGGCGCGAACCTCGCCCTCCTCGACGGCACCGAACTGGCGACCGCGCTGGCCACGGCGAACAGCGTCGAAGAAGCGGTCCGGCGGTACGAAGCCGGCATGCTGCCGCGGTCGATCGAGACGGCGAAAGCCTGCGCGTCCGGGCTGCACGGCCTGCTGAGCGACGACCTCCGCTCGATGGCCGCCTGA
- the secG gene encoding preprotein translocase subunit SecG, with protein MKLFLQILLIVSSVLLVVAVLLHRGRGGGLSSLFGGGMQSSLAGSSVAEKNLDRITLLLGAVWLISIVGLGLLLKV; from the coding sequence ATGAAGCTGTTCCTGCAAATCCTGTTGATCGTCTCCAGCGTCCTGCTGGTGGTCGCCGTGCTGCTGCACCGCGGCCGGGGCGGTGGCCTGTCGTCGCTGTTCGGCGGCGGGATGCAGTCGAGCCTGGCCGGGTCGAGCGTGGCCGAGAAGAACCTCGACCGGATCACCCTGCTGCTGGGCGCGGTTTGGCTGATCAGCATCGTGGGCCTGGGTCTGCTGCTCAAGGTGTGA
- a CDS encoding TetR/AcrR family transcriptional regulator: MTEVIGRRERKKAQTRKALADAALELFLQRGYDQVGVKEIADAADVSVTTLFKYFPSKEALVFDQDEDVEAALITAVVGRPPGFSVVDALREHLLRSVKKGPSDEFLHLIESEPPLRDYARRMWMRHEKALARAIAQEMGAPEDDVACAALARFALASRELILAHEHPRRAAEEIFARLQRGWRTE, translated from the coding sequence ATGACGGAAGTGATCGGACGCCGCGAGCGCAAGAAGGCGCAGACCCGCAAAGCCCTCGCCGACGCCGCGCTCGAGCTGTTCCTCCAGCGCGGCTACGACCAGGTCGGGGTGAAGGAGATCGCGGACGCGGCGGATGTCTCGGTGACGACGCTGTTCAAGTACTTCCCGAGCAAGGAAGCCCTGGTGTTCGACCAGGACGAGGACGTCGAGGCGGCCCTGATCACGGCGGTCGTCGGGCGGCCGCCGGGGTTCTCGGTGGTCGACGCGCTGCGCGAGCACCTCCTGCGCTCGGTGAAGAAGGGCCCGAGCGACGAATTCCTGCACTTGATCGAGAGCGAGCCACCGCTGCGCGACTACGCGAGGCGGATGTGGATGCGCCACGAGAAGGCGCTGGCCAGGGCGATCGCGCAGGAGATGGGGGCGCCGGAGGACGACGTGGCGTGCGCGGCACTGGCCCGGTTCGCACTGGCGTCGCGCGAGCTGATCCTGGCCCACGAGCACCCCCGCAGGGCGGCGGAGGAGATCTTCGCCCGCCTGCAGCGAGGCTGGCGGACGGAGTAG
- a CDS encoding winged helix DNA-binding domain-containing protein translates to MPPKISTEQRRARLAVRHHLAAPAATVAEAVAGVVALHATDPATVHLSASARLDGPAVAEVERALYDERSLLRLLGMRRTVFVTDLDTAALVQAGCSADILVKQRKLLEQHLGQQGHPENVPEPQLWLQDVEASVEAALRARGSATAQQLSEDEPRLRQQLLMAAGKPYEAIGNVTSRVLFLLAAGGRIARGRPRGSWLSTQYVWHPLDEWVPGGLRAWSAEEARVELARRWLRAYGPAPVADLRWWTGWTAGQAKKALAELNPVEVDLDGVPGVVLADDLEPVPSPPPWVAFLPALDPTPMGWQDRDWFLGSHRAALFDRSGNIGPTVWASGKVVGGWAQRAGGEVVFRLLEDVGAEVGAAVEVAAEKCAAWFGEARVIPRFRTPLERELAG, encoded by the coding sequence GTGCCTCCGAAGATCAGCACCGAGCAGCGCCGGGCCCGCCTCGCCGTCCGGCACCACCTGGCCGCGCCGGCGGCCACGGTGGCCGAAGCCGTCGCCGGGGTCGTGGCGCTGCACGCCACCGACCCGGCGACCGTCCACCTGTCCGCGTCCGCCCGGCTCGACGGCCCGGCAGTTGCCGAGGTCGAGCGTGCGCTCTACGACGAGCGTTCGCTGCTGCGCCTGCTGGGCATGCGCCGCACGGTGTTCGTGACGGACCTGGACACGGCGGCGCTGGTGCAGGCCGGCTGCTCGGCGGACATCCTCGTGAAGCAGCGGAAGCTGCTCGAACAGCACCTCGGGCAGCAGGGGCACCCGGAGAACGTGCCGGAGCCGCAGCTGTGGCTGCAGGACGTCGAGGCATCGGTCGAGGCGGCCCTGCGTGCTCGCGGTTCGGCGACGGCGCAGCAGCTGAGCGAGGACGAGCCGCGGTTGCGCCAGCAGCTGCTGATGGCGGCGGGCAAGCCGTACGAGGCGATCGGCAACGTGACGAGCCGGGTGCTGTTCCTGCTGGCCGCGGGCGGCCGGATCGCCCGCGGCCGTCCCCGTGGCAGCTGGCTGAGCACGCAGTACGTGTGGCACCCGCTGGACGAGTGGGTCCCGGGTGGGCTGCGGGCGTGGAGCGCGGAGGAGGCCCGCGTCGAGCTGGCCCGGCGGTGGCTGCGCGCGTACGGCCCGGCCCCGGTGGCGGACCTGCGGTGGTGGACGGGCTGGACGGCGGGCCAGGCGAAGAAGGCCCTCGCCGAGCTGAACCCGGTGGAGGTCGACCTGGACGGCGTGCCCGGGGTGGTGCTCGCGGACGACCTCGAGCCGGTGCCGTCGCCACCGCCGTGGGTGGCGTTCCTGCCTGCCCTGGACCCGACCCCGATGGGCTGGCAGGACCGCGACTGGTTCCTCGGCTCGCACCGCGCGGCCCTGTTCGACCGCAGCGGCAACATCGGCCCGACGGTCTGGGCCTCCGGGAAGGTGGTCGGCGGCTGGGCCCAGCGGGCCGGCGGGGAGGTGGTGTTCCGGCTGCTGGAGGACGTGGGTGCCGAGGTCGGCGCGGCGGTCGAGGTGGCGGCGGAAAAGTGCGCGGCGTGGTTCGGCGAAGCCCGGGTGATCCCGCGGTTCCGCACCCCGCTGGAACGGGAGCTGGCCGGATGA
- the pgk gene encoding phosphoglycerate kinase: protein MSVKNLDDLLGEGVQGRYVLVRSDLNVPLDGDRITDDGRVRAALPTIKKLADAGAKVVVTAHLGRPKGEPDPKYTLAPVAKRLSELLGAEVALAGDLVGESAKALTGGLADGGVVLLENVRFDARETSKDAADRSELAAELGALVPGGAFVSDGFGVVHRKQASVYEVASVLPAYAGGLVLAELDVLKKLTDDVRRPYVVVLGGAKVSDKLGVIANLLTKVDRLIVGGGMAYTFLKAQGHEVGQSLLQADQLEQVSGFLAEAEKRGVELVLPVDVLAATEFSADAEHEAVDATAIPADRQGLDIGPRSRELFASKLADAQTVFWNGPMGVFEFEAFSGGTRAVAEALVKSDAFTVVGGGDSAAAVRQLGLPEDGFSHISTGGGASLEYLEGKELPGVVALEGSN, encoded by the coding sequence ATGAGCGTCAAGAACCTCGACGACCTCCTGGGCGAGGGCGTTCAGGGCCGGTACGTGCTGGTGCGTTCCGACCTGAACGTCCCGCTCGACGGGGACCGCATCACCGACGACGGCCGGGTCCGCGCGGCGCTGCCGACGATCAAGAAGCTCGCCGACGCGGGCGCGAAGGTCGTCGTCACCGCGCACCTGGGCCGCCCGAAGGGCGAGCCGGACCCGAAGTACACCCTCGCGCCCGTCGCGAAGCGGCTCTCCGAGCTGCTCGGCGCCGAGGTCGCGCTGGCCGGTGACCTGGTCGGCGAGTCCGCGAAGGCGCTGACCGGCGGCCTGGCCGACGGCGGCGTCGTCCTGCTGGAGAACGTGCGCTTCGACGCGCGCGAGACCAGCAAGGACGCCGCGGACCGCTCCGAGCTGGCCGCCGAGCTGGGCGCGCTCGTCCCGGGCGGCGCGTTCGTCTCCGACGGCTTCGGCGTCGTCCACCGCAAGCAGGCCTCGGTCTACGAGGTCGCGTCGGTGCTGCCGGCGTACGCGGGCGGCCTGGTGCTGGCCGAGCTGGACGTGCTGAAGAAGCTCACCGACGACGTCCGGCGGCCGTACGTGGTCGTGCTCGGCGGCGCGAAGGTGTCCGACAAGCTCGGCGTCATCGCGAACCTGCTGACGAAGGTCGACCGGCTGATCGTCGGCGGCGGCATGGCGTACACGTTCCTCAAGGCCCAGGGCCACGAGGTCGGCCAGTCGCTGCTGCAGGCCGACCAGCTGGAGCAGGTGTCAGGCTTCCTCGCCGAGGCCGAGAAGCGCGGCGTCGAACTGGTGCTGCCGGTGGACGTGCTGGCCGCGACGGAGTTCTCGGCCGACGCCGAGCACGAAGCCGTCGACGCCACCGCGATCCCGGCCGACCGCCAGGGCCTCGACATCGGCCCGCGCAGCCGCGAGCTGTTCGCGAGCAAGCTGGCCGACGCGCAGACGGTGTTCTGGAACGGCCCGATGGGCGTGTTCGAGTTCGAAGCGTTCTCCGGCGGCACCCGCGCGGTGGCCGAGGCGCTGGTGAAGAGCGACGCGTTCACCGTGGTCGGTGGCGGCGACTCGGCGGCCGCGGTGCGGCAGCTGGGCCTGCCCGAGGACGGCTTCTCGCACATCTCCACCGGCGGCGGTGCCTCGCTGGAGTACCTCGAGGGCAAGGAACTGCCGGGCGTCGTGGCTCTGGAGGGGTCGAACTAG
- a CDS encoding SDR family oxidoreductase, producing the protein MAGRVAVVTGVSRRAGIGFAVAEELLAAGASVLVHSWSPHDAEQPWGTDPAGDAGIVELLGGAGPRLQHIAADFADPEAPARVVAAAVAAFGAVDVVVANHARSSNQGLAEVTAAELDLTWAVNARASVLLTQSYAAAHDDTRPGGRVILFTSGQHLAPMSDELPYAISKGAVHQMTLSLSDALVDRGITVNALNPGPVDTGWAEPDLAERVGRALPAGRWCSPREVARLVRWLASEESRWITGQVINAEGGFRRWVM; encoded by the coding sequence ATGGCGGGCCGGGTGGCGGTGGTGACCGGCGTCAGCCGCCGGGCGGGGATCGGTTTCGCGGTGGCCGAGGAGCTGCTGGCCGCGGGGGCTTCGGTGCTGGTGCATTCGTGGTCCCCGCACGACGCGGAGCAGCCGTGGGGCACCGATCCGGCGGGCGACGCCGGAATCGTGGAACTGCTCGGAGGAGCCGGGCCCCGCCTCCAGCACATCGCGGCCGACTTCGCCGACCCCGAAGCGCCCGCACGGGTGGTGGCGGCCGCGGTGGCGGCGTTCGGTGCGGTCGACGTCGTGGTCGCCAACCACGCCCGGAGTTCGAACCAGGGGTTGGCGGAGGTCACGGCGGCCGAGCTGGACCTGACGTGGGCGGTGAACGCCCGCGCGAGTGTCCTGCTGACCCAGTCGTACGCCGCCGCCCACGACGACACGCGACCGGGCGGGCGGGTCATCCTGTTCACCTCCGGACAGCACCTGGCGCCGATGAGCGACGAGCTGCCGTACGCGATCAGCAAGGGTGCGGTCCACCAGATGACGCTCAGCTTGTCCGACGCGCTGGTGGACCGGGGGATCACGGTGAACGCGCTCAACCCGGGGCCGGTCGACACGGGGTGGGCGGAGCCGGATCTCGCGGAACGCGTCGGACGTGCGCTGCCGGCGGGGCGGTGGTGCAGCCCGCGCGAGGTGGCGCGTTTGGTGAGGTGGCTGGCGTCGGAGGAGAGCCGGTGGATCACCGGGCAGGTGATCAACGCCGAGGGCGGGTTCCGCCGCTGGGTGATGTGA
- a CDS encoding sensor histidine kinase, producing MSTEGLSIPGISIASSGPSAAERVRKRGLSAFGSVPRPAIVMFAIEAAAVILAVLDVWLVIPEKAQPYSIWLSGAACLAVVFRRKFPFLAVLVAVPGFLAGWAQLASMITLGMLATRRQLHWQTWVGAALVWMCRFVQWPLEDFAELSWREHILDGIYGVLVAGMPIAIGLLIGARTEVSNKLAELATSRDRERRFHADAVRAEERARLAREMHDVVSHQITLIAMQAGALQAQTTDDRAQETAQVIRTLSKRTLEELRSLLSVLRAGPDDDGPRPGINDLDRLIRTSEVPVHLSVEHLPEALPNQVSAAAYRTVQECLTNVHKHAPGATATIRIQGEHGALKIEVRNERASRPTEGLPSGGHGLTGLAERARLLGGSFETSGTEDGGFRVRARYPLDR from the coding sequence ATGAGTACAGAGGGACTCTCGATTCCAGGCATCTCGATCGCGAGCTCGGGGCCGTCGGCCGCCGAGCGGGTGCGGAAGCGGGGGCTGAGCGCGTTCGGCTCGGTACCGCGCCCGGCCATCGTCATGTTCGCCATCGAGGCGGCCGCCGTCATCCTGGCCGTGCTCGACGTCTGGCTGGTGATCCCCGAGAAGGCCCAGCCGTATTCGATCTGGCTCTCCGGCGCGGCCTGCCTCGCGGTGGTGTTCCGCCGGAAGTTCCCGTTCCTCGCCGTGCTCGTCGCGGTCCCCGGCTTCCTGGCCGGCTGGGCGCAGCTCGCGTCGATGATCACCCTCGGCATGCTCGCCACCCGCCGCCAGCTGCACTGGCAGACGTGGGTCGGCGCGGCGCTGGTGTGGATGTGCCGGTTCGTACAGTGGCCGCTGGAGGACTTCGCCGAGCTGAGCTGGCGCGAGCACATCCTCGACGGCATCTACGGGGTCCTGGTCGCCGGTATGCCGATCGCGATCGGCCTGCTCATCGGCGCCCGCACGGAAGTCTCGAACAAGCTCGCCGAGCTGGCCACGAGCCGCGACCGCGAGCGCCGCTTCCACGCCGACGCCGTCCGCGCCGAGGAGCGCGCCCGGCTGGCCCGCGAGATGCACGACGTCGTCTCCCACCAGATCACGCTGATCGCCATGCAGGCCGGCGCGCTCCAGGCCCAGACGACCGACGACCGCGCGCAGGAGACCGCGCAGGTCATCCGCACGCTGTCGAAGCGGACCCTCGAGGAGCTGCGGTCCCTGCTCAGCGTGCTGCGCGCGGGCCCGGACGACGACGGCCCGCGCCCCGGCATCAACGACCTCGACCGGCTGATCCGCACGTCGGAGGTGCCGGTGCACCTGTCGGTGGAGCACCTCCCGGAGGCCCTGCCCAACCAGGTCTCGGCGGCGGCGTACCGGACGGTGCAGGAGTGCCTGACGAACGTCCACAAGCACGCCCCGGGCGCGACGGCGACGATCCGCATCCAGGGTGAGCACGGAGCGCTCAAGATCGAGGTCCGCAACGAGCGCGCAAGCCGCCCGACGGAGGGCCTGCCTTCGGGCGGCCACGGGTTGACGGGCCTGGCCGAGCGAGCCCGCCTGCTGGGCGGAAGCTTCGAGACATCGGGAACGGAGGACGGCGGCTTCCGCGTGCGGGCGCGGTATCCGCTGGACCGCTGA
- the tpiA gene encoding triose-phosphate isomerase — MARKPFIAGNWKMNLNHLEAIALVQKIAFALPEKYYAKVDVAVLPPFTDIRSVQTLVDGDKLSLTYGAQDLAPQDSGAYTGDISGPMLAKLGCKFVTVGHSERREYHAESDELVNKKVKAALKHGITPILCIGEKLEVREAGEHLHHTTTQLIEGLKGLKGEQAKDVVIAYEPVWAIGTGKVASSADAEEVCKAIRATLQEKYGDEVASSVRVLYGGSVKSGNISELVGCENIDGALVGGASLDGEEFTKLCALAAGGPLP, encoded by the coding sequence GTGGCACGCAAGCCGTTCATCGCCGGCAACTGGAAGATGAACCTGAACCACCTCGAGGCGATCGCGCTGGTGCAGAAGATCGCCTTCGCGCTGCCGGAGAAGTACTACGCGAAGGTCGACGTGGCGGTGCTGCCGCCGTTCACCGACATCCGCAGCGTGCAGACCCTGGTCGACGGCGACAAGCTGTCGCTCACCTACGGCGCGCAGGACCTCGCGCCGCAGGACTCGGGCGCGTACACCGGCGACATCTCGGGTCCGATGCTGGCCAAGCTGGGCTGCAAGTTCGTCACGGTCGGGCACTCGGAGCGGCGCGAATACCACGCCGAGTCCGACGAACTGGTCAACAAGAAGGTCAAGGCCGCGCTCAAGCACGGCATCACGCCGATCCTCTGCATCGGGGAGAAGCTCGAGGTCCGCGAGGCCGGCGAGCACCTCCACCACACCACGACGCAGCTGATCGAGGGCCTGAAGGGCCTCAAGGGCGAGCAGGCCAAGGACGTGGTGATCGCGTACGAGCCGGTCTGGGCGATCGGCACCGGCAAGGTCGCCTCGTCGGCGGACGCCGAAGAGGTCTGCAAGGCCATCCGCGCCACCCTCCAGGAGAAGTACGGCGACGAGGTCGCTTCGTCCGTCCGGGTGCTCTATGGGGGATCGGTGAAGTCGGGCAACATCAGCGAGCTGGTGGGCTGCGAGAACATCGACGGTGCCCTGGTCGGCGGAGCGAGCCTGGACGGTGAGGAGTTCACGAAACTCTGCGCACTCGCCGCGGGCGGGCCGCTGCCCTGA
- the gap gene encoding type I glyceraldehyde-3-phosphate dehydrogenase: MTVRVGVNGFGRIGRNFFRAVQASGQDIEVVAFNDLGDVATMAHLLKYDSILGRFPGEVSVSDEGIVVDGKTIKALAERDPANLPWGELNVDVVLESTGFFTNADAAKAHIAGGAKKVIISAPAKGEDLTIVLGVNDDKYDGSQVIISNASCTTNCLGPLAKVLNDAFGIEQGLMTTVHAYTQDQNLQDAPHKDLRRARAAALSVVPTSTGAAKAIGLVLPELQGKLDGYALRVPVPTGSATDLTVTLSKAATVEEINAAYKAAAEGPLAGILRYNEDPIVSADIVTDPASCIYDAPLTKVIGNQVKVVGWYDNEWGYSNRLADLVKLVGSKLS, from the coding sequence GTGACCGTTCGCGTAGGTGTCAACGGCTTCGGCCGCATCGGCCGCAACTTCTTCCGCGCCGTGCAGGCCAGCGGCCAGGACATCGAGGTCGTCGCCTTCAACGACCTCGGCGACGTCGCCACCATGGCCCACCTGCTGAAGTACGACTCCATCCTGGGCCGGTTCCCGGGTGAGGTCAGCGTCAGCGACGAGGGCATCGTCGTCGACGGCAAGACCATCAAGGCCCTCGCCGAGCGCGACCCGGCCAACCTGCCGTGGGGCGAGCTGAACGTCGACGTCGTCCTCGAGTCGACCGGCTTCTTCACCAACGCCGACGCCGCCAAGGCGCACATCGCCGGTGGGGCCAAGAAGGTCATCATCTCCGCGCCGGCCAAGGGCGAGGACCTGACCATCGTGCTCGGCGTCAACGACGACAAGTACGACGGCTCGCAGGTCATCATCTCGAACGCGTCCTGCACCACCAACTGCCTCGGCCCGCTGGCCAAGGTCCTCAACGACGCCTTCGGCATCGAGCAGGGCCTGATGACCACGGTCCACGCCTACACCCAGGACCAGAACCTGCAGGACGCCCCGCACAAGGACCTGCGCCGCGCCCGCGCCGCCGCCCTGAGCGTCGTCCCGACCTCGACCGGTGCCGCCAAGGCCATCGGCCTCGTCCTGCCGGAGCTGCAGGGCAAGCTCGACGGCTACGCGCTGCGCGTCCCGGTCCCGACCGGCTCGGCCACCGACCTCACCGTCACGCTGTCCAAGGCCGCCACGGTCGAGGAGATCAACGCCGCCTACAAGGCCGCCGCCGAGGGCCCGCTGGCCGGCATCCTGCGCTACAACGAGGACCCGATCGTCTCGGCCGACATCGTCACCGACCCGGCGTCCTGCATCTACGACGCGCCGCTGACCAAGGTCATCGGCAACCAGGTCAAGGTCGTCGGCTGGTACGACAACGAGTGGGGCTACTCCAACCGCCTCGCCGACCTGGTCAAGCTCGTCGGTTCGAAGCTGTCCTGA